Proteins co-encoded in one Arachis hypogaea cultivar Tifrunner chromosome 11, arahy.Tifrunner.gnm2.J5K5, whole genome shotgun sequence genomic window:
- the LOC112721713 gene encoding protein FAR1-RELATED SEQUENCE 6-like produces MSMEQAICEGASYGTAYDDSDQYNSCDVNVPSLSEDDTQHVDKGKESGSVIEVVDDAMAVNHELPDHTGIPLDEIPYVGLRFVSLQRAQEFYTNYAKKVGFVTRIRNTNFDKTRKDSKIPVNQSLHCSHEGYRESRAKATTRVKRITTAGYKARMYVMLDRQKDNWMVSKLELKHTHPCSAKQAVHYTEYMELTMHAKCVIQNNDEAGIWPNKTYLALANEVGGSSNLGYSEKDVRNFITSNLRFDVDEANQFKSALWVDARCRASYEYYVDLVSFDTTYCRNKHGLPFASFVGVNHHGKSTLLGCALMGNEEICCFEWVFKQWLRCMGSPPQAIITDQCKSMFGAIKNVLPDTRHRWCIWHIMKKIPHKLGGYARYKEIDDRMHGTVWNASGCVMESLYGDYNFFSVGYVDLYDERRMWVPIYFQGKFWAGMRSTQRSESMHAFYGGYLHCKSRLVQFMHEYDNVLGNKEQKKLEDDAVDSKGVVPCSSSTTIERQFQREYTTSKFREVQQEFRKKGDCLVRGATHEGDLFRVIMKEQYILYREPRSWNNNVEFDPSIHKIRCECNMFASRGILCCHCLAVYFYYGVDRVPSCYVLPRWSKNVQRKHTFIKSRHDEKRSDESHNLFRRLSTHFFNVAQEFVTCEEEAAMLHSGLDELRAKLVDYRANLGSRSVPNTDNNMVTQSDPACVASDIQGPSKVVTKGRPRLKRLGSEQDTSIKRSMRKCLPENNGAINPNIVAVPALSANESHGNGGFLSLLHSFRHS; encoded by the exons ATGTCGATGGAACAAGCAATTTGTGAAGGCGCATCGTACGGCACAGCATATGATGATAGTGATCAGTATAATTCATGCGATGTTAATGTTCCATCGCTTAGTGAAGATGACACACAACATGTGGACAAG GGAAAAGAATCTGGAAGCGTTATTGAAGTAGTGGACGATGCAATGGCAGTGAATCATGAG TTACCCGATCACACTGGAATTCCATTAGATGAAATCCCGTACGTAGGATTGAGATTTGTTTCCTTGCAGCGGGCACAAGAGTTTTACACTAATTATGCAAAGAAAGTTGGCTTCGTGACCAGAATTCGGAATACCAACTTTGACAAGACTAGGAAGGATTCAAAGATACCCGTTAACCAATCGTTACACTGTAGTCATGAAGGTTATCGGGAGTCTCGAGCGAAGGCAACAACTCGAGTAAAGAGAATAACAACAGCCGGATACAAAGCAAGGATGTACGTCATGCTTGATAGGCAGAAGGATAATTGGATGGTTTCCAAACTAGAACTGAAGCACACCCACCCGTGTTCTGCCAAGCAAGCTGTGCACTACACTGAGTACATGGAACTGACCATGCATGCCAAGTGTGTAATTCAGAACAATGATGAGGCTGGCATATGGCCCAACAAGACTTATCTCGCACTGGCGAACGAGGTTGGTGGCTCGTCGAATTTGGGTTACTCAGAAAAGGATGTGAGGAACTTCATTACGAGCAATTTGCGCT TTGATGTAGACGAAGCTAACCAGTTTAAAAGTGCGCTCTGGGTAGATGCAAGATGCAGGGCTTCCTATGAATATTATGTTGATTTGGTATCATTTGATACAACGTACTGTAGAAACAA GCACGGACTTCCATTTGCATCTTTTGTTGGCGTTAACCATCATGGCAAGTCCACTCTGCTCGGATGTGCTTTGATGGGAAATGAGGAAATTTGTTGCTTCGAGTGGGTCTTTAAGCAATGGTTGAGGTGCATGGGATCTCCCCCACAGGCCATCATCACGGATCAGTGCAAATCCATGTTTGGTGCTATCAAGAATGTCCTTCCAGATACTCGCCACCGATGGTGCATATGGCACATAATGAAAAAGATACCGCATAAGCTCGGAGGATATGCTCGGTATAAAGAAATAGATGATAGAATGCATGGCACTGTTTGGAATGCCAG TGGGTGTGTTATGGAATCTCTGTATGGTGATTATAACTTTTTTTCTGTTGGTTATGTAGACCTTTATGACGAACGTCGAATGTGGGTTCCAATCTATTTTCAAGGTAAATTTTGGGCAGGTATGAGAAGTACTCAACGGAGTGAGAGCATGCACGCCTTTTACGGTGGTTACTTGCATTGCAAGAGTAGACTGGTTCAGTTCATGCATGAGTATGATAACGTGCTTGggaacaaggagcaaaagaaacTGGAAGATGATGCTGTAGACTCTAAAGGAGTTGTTCCTTGTTCATCGAGTACTACAATTGAAAGACAATTTCAGCGTGAGTACACAACCTCTAAGTTTAGGGAAGTACAACAGGAATTCAGGAAAAAAGGGGATTGTTTAGTCCGTGGTGCGACTCACGAGGGTGATTTATTTCGTGTGATCATGAAAGAGCAATACATATTATATAGGGAACCTAGGTCCTGGAACAATAATGTTGAGTTTGATCCATCGATACACAAGATTCGGTGTGAGTGCAACATGTTTGCATCGAGAGGTATTCTTTGTTGTCACTGTCTTGCTGTTTACTTTTATTACGGAGTAGACAGAGTACCATCTTGCTATGTTCTTCCTCGATGGAGCAAGAATGTACAGCGGAAACACACTTTCATTAAGAGTAGGCATGACGAGAAGCGATCGGATGAAAGCCACAACTTATTTAGAAGACTGTCTACGCACTTCTTTAATGTGGCACAGGAATTCGTGACATGCGAAGAAGAGGCGGCCATGTTACATTCGGGTCTTGATGAGTTAAGGGCCAAGTTGGTTGATTATCGTGCGAACTTGGGCTCCAGAAGTGTTCCCAATACAGATAACAACATGGTGACACAGTCTGACCCAGCTTGTGTTGCATCTGACATTCAAGGTCCCTCTAAGGTTGTAACAAAGGGTCGACCGAGACTAAAGAGGCTTGGATCTGAACAGGATACATCCATTAAGAGATCTATGCGAAAGTGTCTACCA GAAAATAATGGAGCAATCAATCCAAACATAGTGGCGGTTCCTGCTCTGAGCGCGAATGAATCACATGGAAATGGCGGGTTCTTGTCTTTGTTACACTC